The Bdellovibrio sp. NC01 genome includes the window CGGTCAGCACGATATCCTGCATCGACATCGTCGCTGTTTCGTCGCCGAAGTTTTCCATTTTTAAATCCAACAAAAGTTTCGTATCCAATCTGCGCAAAGAAAATCTCATTGTGACATCATCAAAGATGACTTTGTGATTATCTTGAACCTGCACGGAAGCAGGCGCTTTGACTTTTGCTGGTTGATAACGAGCCACCGACTCACACCCAGTGGATAAAAACAATAAAGCAAAACCGATAGGAGTTTTAAAAGATTTCATTTTGAAATTCTATGACTGCTATTGTCTTTGGGTAAAATTCATTTAAACTAGATGTTGGATCACATGGAGGAGCTGTATGTCTGACAACAAACCTGCGCAAACAGATAATCAGTCCGGCTACGACACGTGGTCAGAGTTTTACGATCAATATCCAAACCCTACGGTTGCCGCCGATGAGTTGTCATTTTCAAGCTATTGGAATGATCTGCAAAATAAAACTGTTTTAGAGATTGGTCCCGGCACAGGTCGCAACACTATCAAACTGCTTCAACAACACAATCATGTCGTGGGCATCGACGTATCTGAGGGTATGCTGCAAAAAGCGAAAGAAAAGCTCCCTGAAGAGAATCTGGAGCTGATTCACGCAGACATCATGACTTATGATGGTTTCACTGCGGATCAGTTTGATGCTGTCGTTGCAAGCTTAGTCATCGAACACATCCATGACCTTACCATGTTCTTTAAAAAGCTTGCGGCTTGTTTAAAAATGGACGGCCCGGTTTATATCTCAGAAATTCATCCAGATCGCACGGTCGAAGGAATTCTTGCGCACTTCAAAGTGAACGAACAAGAAGAAGTGCATCTGACAAGTCATGCGCATACAGAAGAAGATTTCCAACAAGCTGCAAGTGCGGCTGGCTTTGAAGTGGTCCGCAAAGAAACCATCTATGGCACTGAAGAGCTTGCCCAGATTAATCCAAAATGGCGAAAGCATATTGCCAATCCACTTTTGCAAATCTGGGAATTCAAGAAATCGCGAGAACTGCAGACTTAAAACTTTTATCTAACAACGTTCCATCATTTTTCACTACAAAACTATCAACAAGAAAGTGATGTGGTCACTTTTTCATCTCATTTTTTATTCATGACTTTGTACAAGTTCAATGAATACAAGTTCGATTTTTTAAAAGCTCACGCAAGAATCTCGGCTACACGAAAGTCTAATGACCATCATCGCAGGAGAAATCATTATGGGTCTCGTTCGAATAGCCGTCGTTCTCGTCGCCGCTCAGTTCATATTGAGCACGCCTCAAGCATTTGCACAGTATGAAATCAGCCAACCCAGCTTCGGCCGAGGTGACTATACAAATGCTTTGAATCAGTTGGACATTTCAGATGTTCGCCAAGCGACTTTAGCGATTTGGCATCACGGTTTGAACCCACAATATTATTGGAGTCAGCGACTTGAAGATCTTTATCGAGCAGGCGGTAACTTAGAAAAAACCATGCGCCCTCAGGTCAATAATATGCTTTATAATTTGTTGCGCGATTTGAACATCGGCAATGTCGACCCGCAAAATGTAACAAGCGATGTTAAATTCATTCGTAAAGAATTTCTAACGCCCCAACAGGTTATGACTCTGGTTGTGACTTCGGGTCGCAATCCGGCAACGCTTTTTGATTTAGTAGCACCACAAAATCCTCCGTATTTCGCTGCAAAAGATGCTATGGAGAAAATTTATCCTAAATGCATGGACGGTTCATGGCAGGACATCGTTCCAGTCAACACTCCCCTGCGCCTTTATTCACGCAATAAAGTTATCAGCGACATCAAGAAACGCTTCAGTCAATTGGGCTACAACATCAATAACACCGATGAACTATTTGATGGTGAGCTTCTGGCGGCCCTTAGTGACGTGCAATGGAATTTGTGGATCAAACCTGACGGCATTATTTCTCCGAATGGGAAAGTTTGGAAGTTCTTGGGCGTGTCGTGCATGGATCGCGTACGTCAAATCCAAACCGACATGGAAAAGATGCGCTGGTTTCCGCAATATTTTGAAAATCGCTACATCTTTGTGAATCTTGCGATGTCGTTCTTTGTTCTTTATGACGGTTCGACAGAATGGACACGCACAATGACCTTCAGAACAGTCAACGGTCGCCCCGCTCGCAAGTCACCAACAATGAAAGATGAAGTTTTAAGAGTGATCATCAATCCATTCTGGGTTGTGCCACCAACCATTTTCAGTGAAGACAAGGTGAATGATCTTAAAGCTCTTACAAAGCCAGAAATTGCAGAGTACTTCAAATCGCATAACTACGAAGTATGGACCGGAGATTTCACGCGTAAAATCGATCCCACTTCCGTCGACTGGTTGGGAATCGCAGAAGGCCGCGTCGCACCTGACGTGCAAATCAGACAGCTGCCTCACTTAGGAAATGCGTTAGGAGTTCTGAAGTTTGATCTGACAAATTCGTTTGCGATTTATCTGCACGATACGAATCAGCGTGAATTGTTTGATACGCCCATGCGCCAATTAAGTTCAGGGTGCATTCGTTTACAACGTCCTTTGGATCTGGCCGAGTATCTTTTAGAGGACACTCCGTGGGATCGCAAAACCATCGAAGCGACAATGGCAAGACCTGGCGAAGTTCTGACGAAATCGACAGAGATACCAATTCCTAAATATAAGCATACGGCAGTCTATACCGCTTATCTGACTTCAATGGCGAGTGCAGACGGCGTTGTTAGATTTGTTGACGACATTTACGGACAAAATACAGCAATTAGAAGAAATATGATGGCTGCGTTCTAGCAGTCGCACAAAACAACCACAAGAAAGGGTTTATTCACATGTACGCGCAATCACTTCGCAGAATAGTATTCATGGCGACTTTAAGCGCCAGCATTGCAGCCTTTGCCGCACCGGCGGCACCACCAGCAGCAGCGCCTCCAAAACCTGCTCCTCCGGCAAAACCAGGAAATCCAAATCTTCCAAATCCACCCGCTCCACCGACTCAACCGGATCTTCCACCATCTCAAGGGCAATTTGAAGGCGTAGGCCGTATCGATCAAGTCACTCGCAATCAAGGTGGCGAGATTTATCGTCTTGATCTTTCTAAAGCACTACCTTTGGTACGTATCGAAGCGAAATCGAAATTAGGTCGCTCGAAAGTTTATTCAACAAATCTTGTGACAGATAAAAACGAAAGAATCCCAGTACGCCAATTGGCTGGTATTTATGTTGATGAAGCATCACAGGCAATCAGTTCTGAACTTTTAAATACGGACGCAACAATCACTGCGATCGAAATTCTTGCGGAAGCAATGGGTGGCGAATCTGCATTGGAAATCAAGGCGTTTTCGACAAAAGAAGCTCCGAAGTTAGCACTTGGATCTCGAGTTCCTGACTTCTCTTGCAAAAAGAGCATTGATTCATTGTTGAAAGATAAACTTGATCCAATCCAATTGTGGGTGTCACGCGCTGAAGCGGCTGCCCCTGGTTCGGTCCAAGAAAAATTCGCTGGCAATCAGCTGAAAGATCAAGTAGCTGACTTTATCGCAACAATGAAAACAGGTGGCTCTTACACAAGTTCAACTTACTTGCTAACGCTGCTTAATTTCTTTGCGGATCAATACAATGCGGTTCGTGCTGGCGGTGTTTCTGAACCGGCTTACAAAAACTTGCTGCAAGGAACTTTCGACGTCATTGTTCTTTCCGTGCAAACGGAACTTCCTTGCCGTAAATATCCAAGCGCTTCGCTAATTTCGATCGCATCAGACTTGAATAAAAAATATTCGGCAATGCCTGATTCAGCAAAAGCGAAACCGTTGTATGGAACGATCATGAATAAAATCCGTGATTTTGCACCAGCACAATATCGCAAAGAAATCGCTGCTGCGAATTATACGTTCCGCCAAGCTGATACAGAAGGAACGAATTACTATAAACTATTCGTCTCTTCACAAGAGGGCAGCTTCTTAAAGAATACTCACCGCGACATGAGTGCCTATGCCTTCGTGGTTGCAGAGCAAGCTTTAACTAAAGAAGTAAAATTGATGGACATCGAACAGCGCTATCAATTGATCGTCGAGTATCAAGCGAAGTACAACTCAAACACAGATTTCCCACAAGCGGTGGCCGGCAGATACCTTGCTATCTTGGCGGACCAAAGCTACTGGGCAAGAATTCTTAAATAGTTCGCCTTAAGGGCTCCTTCACGGGGCCCTTTCTTTTTGAAAATTGACAAACTTCCCTTCTCGCGTTCAACTTTTCCTAAGATGAACAATCGCTTGCGAGCTCTGCCTGCTAAATTTCAAATTCTTATCTTTCTTCTTCTGACGTTTTTATTTTCGTGGAGCATCGAATACGTCATGATTCGGGGCGCAGGCGTCAACGATATGGGGCTGACATTCTTATTGATGTGGACGCCGGGCATCTGTGGAATTCTGTGTGCCGCTCTTTTTAAAGACATCGGCAGCCTGGGCTTCAAATGGGGAAACCTCAAGTCCTACGCACTTGCTTACGGGATTCCAGCAGCGACTGCGATGCTGATCTTGGGCCTCTTAATCGCAACCAAAGAAGGCTCCTTCAACGGTGAAGTGTCATCCACGAAAGTCACGCGTTGGTTTATTGCGATCACTGTAGGCGTTCTTATAGGCTCTGTCAGCGCTTTAGGAGAAGAGATTGGCTGGCGAGGGTTTCTACAAACAAAATTTCAGCAAGCCGGCATTCGTGGCCGTTATTTATGGTTGGGAATTATCTGGGCGATTTGGCATTGGCCATTAATTTTATTTTCTAATTATGCGACGTCGTCACTGCCCGCTTTAAGTCTTCTACTTTTTACGATTTGCATTGTTTCGTTTGCGGTGATTATTGGTTGGCTGAAAGATATCTCAGGTTCGGTGTTCGTTGCAGCCTTAGCACATGGAGCCCATAATTTATGGATTCAGTTCGCGTATCCGGTATTCTTAATTAAAGGCCCGCGCGATGAGTTTTTTGGTGGCGAGTCAGGACTTTTCAACGCCGCCATTTACCTACTTCTTGCGATTTATATTTATCGCAAGAAGCTTCGTCAGTTGCCGACTAATCCTGTGTAAGTAAAGTTGCGCTTGCGAAAACGCAGTCACCGGCTGAGTAGTAATTTGGTTTTAGAGTGACTTCCAAAATGGACTCGCCGATACCGAATGAATAGATCAAGTGAAGTTGTGTAGATACATCGGCTTCATTAAAGAAAGAAGCGCTTCGTGTTGCAACTGGAAGTTCGGCGTAATGACTGCCATTCACAGAATC containing:
- a CDS encoding CPBP family intramembrane glutamic endopeptidase, with the translated sequence MNNRLRALPAKFQILIFLLLTFLFSWSIEYVMIRGAGVNDMGLTFLLMWTPGICGILCAALFKDIGSLGFKWGNLKSYALAYGIPAATAMLILGLLIATKEGSFNGEVSSTKVTRWFIAITVGVLIGSVSALGEEIGWRGFLQTKFQQAGIRGRYLWLGIIWAIWHWPLILFSNYATSSLPALSLLLFTICIVSFAVIIGWLKDISGSVFVAALAHGAHNLWIQFAYPVFLIKGPRDEFFGGESGLFNAAIYLLLAIYIYRKKLRQLPTNPV
- a CDS encoding L,D-transpeptidase family protein yields the protein MGLVRIAVVLVAAQFILSTPQAFAQYEISQPSFGRGDYTNALNQLDISDVRQATLAIWHHGLNPQYYWSQRLEDLYRAGGNLEKTMRPQVNNMLYNLLRDLNIGNVDPQNVTSDVKFIRKEFLTPQQVMTLVVTSGRNPATLFDLVAPQNPPYFAAKDAMEKIYPKCMDGSWQDIVPVNTPLRLYSRNKVISDIKKRFSQLGYNINNTDELFDGELLAALSDVQWNLWIKPDGIISPNGKVWKFLGVSCMDRVRQIQTDMEKMRWFPQYFENRYIFVNLAMSFFVLYDGSTEWTRTMTFRTVNGRPARKSPTMKDEVLRVIINPFWVVPPTIFSEDKVNDLKALTKPEIAEYFKSHNYEVWTGDFTRKIDPTSVDWLGIAEGRVAPDVQIRQLPHLGNALGVLKFDLTNSFAIYLHDTNQRELFDTPMRQLSSGCIRLQRPLDLAEYLLEDTPWDRKTIEATMARPGEVLTKSTEIPIPKYKHTAVYTAYLTSMASADGVVRFVDDIYGQNTAIRRNMMAAF
- a CDS encoding beta-sandwich domain-containing protein, producing MATLSASIAAFAAPAAPPAAAPPKPAPPAKPGNPNLPNPPAPPTQPDLPPSQGQFEGVGRIDQVTRNQGGEIYRLDLSKALPLVRIEAKSKLGRSKVYSTNLVTDKNERIPVRQLAGIYVDEASQAISSELLNTDATITAIEILAEAMGGESALEIKAFSTKEAPKLALGSRVPDFSCKKSIDSLLKDKLDPIQLWVSRAEAAAPGSVQEKFAGNQLKDQVADFIATMKTGGSYTSSTYLLTLLNFFADQYNAVRAGGVSEPAYKNLLQGTFDVIVLSVQTELPCRKYPSASLISIASDLNKKYSAMPDSAKAKPLYGTIMNKIRDFAPAQYRKEIAAANYTFRQADTEGTNYYKLFVSSQEGSFLKNTHRDMSAYAFVVAEQALTKEVKLMDIEQRYQLIVEYQAKYNSNTDFPQAVAGRYLAILADQSYWARILK
- a CDS encoding class I SAM-dependent methyltransferase, which produces MSDNKPAQTDNQSGYDTWSEFYDQYPNPTVAADELSFSSYWNDLQNKTVLEIGPGTGRNTIKLLQQHNHVVGIDVSEGMLQKAKEKLPEENLELIHADIMTYDGFTADQFDAVVASLVIEHIHDLTMFFKKLAACLKMDGPVYISEIHPDRTVEGILAHFKVNEQEEVHLTSHAHTEEDFQQAASAAGFEVVRKETIYGTEELAQINPKWRKHIANPLLQIWEFKKSRELQT